From the Pieris napi chromosome 20, ilPieNapi1.2, whole genome shotgun sequence genome, one window contains:
- the LOC125060000 gene encoding SCAN domain-containing protein 3-like → MAALQTSECGVDIIKMNSENETKSAFKEQYYHQLLDFYEGHKDSSHNVKKPWTSQRILEVIEQIKRSRVTMQRVSSDYYWSAKYDVMETSDKDYLIFKRKTADDPTVRIVAVDEYFDILTEVHKAVGHGGREKMIYSIKNKFHIPKKAIEIYIKLCAVCEMKRSMPKKGIVTKPIISPDFNSRGQVDLIDLQSAPDGEYKWLMNYQDHATKFLHLRPLKSKRAVEVAFELFKIFLEFGAPLILQSDNGKEFTAHVIEELVQLWPECKIVHGGPRRPQTQGSVERSNQDVENMLRCWMKDNDSANWSVGCYFVQYYKNSSFHRIIGRSPYRALFGSDPKTLLKGTNIPDSVISSIQTEKKNTTTTSMEIILPEGTNVDGLSSKALTLDDEMVSAKVNISEALSVQDAPTCINAAPAPANIADSVISSIETEKKNITTTSMEIILPEGTNVDGLSSKALTLDVEMVSAEINVPKALSVQNVLTSVNSATALANQDLKIENIETAEQKLEATNCSPRNDTSCIEDLALQTVNRASTSKDVFVVSIQGVSASSDTSLTTKKADCNTQICLVCTKETTGAHSCRSCFKPVHVICGLTDGEEGYGSQILCFICKREQDIAKERAQTLKGTKRAAEKMIDQTVKKLPLLEVGNSVLINVPKFDRGPLDTKNIAGKIVDIRNGVFKIGTTSGTIKNWFPRQELQISAKDYNGDISESFITLRHAVTCQSMFGGQGFQKCSCRPARNQCHTKRCACYKNNVLCTSKCHQSISCINK, encoded by the exons TCAACGTATTTTAGAG gttattgaacaaataaaaagaagtaGGGTGACCATGCAGCGGGTCTCTTCGGACTATTATTGGAGTGCAAAATATGATGTCATGGAAACTTCTGACAAAGATTACttaattttcaaaagaaaaactgCCGATGATCCTACAGTGCGCATAGTCGCCGTAGatgaatattttgatatattaacaGAAGTTCACAAAGCTGTTGGGCATGGTGGCAGAGAAAAAATgatatatagtattaaaaacaaatttcacaTACCGAAAAAAGCtatagaaatatacattaaattgtgTGCAGTGTGTGAAATGAAACGTTCCATGCCAAAAAAAGGTATAGTGACAAAACCAATTATATCACCAGATTTCAACTCACGAGGTCAGGTAGACCTTATTGATTTACAATCAGCTCCGGACGGGGAATACAAGTGGTTAATGAATTATCAGGACCATGCTACCAAGTTTCTACACTTGAGGCCATTGAAATCTAAGAGGGCTGTGGAGGTGGCGTttgaactatttaaaatatttttggagtttggtgcaccattaattttacaatctGATAATGGGAAAGAGTTTACAGCTCATGTCATTGAAGAACTTGTGCAGTTGTGGCCAGAATGCAAGATCGTTCATGGAGGCCCTAGACGTCCTCAAACGCAAGGAAGCGTCGAACGTAGCAACCAAGACGTAGAAAACATGTTGCGTTGTTGGATGAAAGATAATGATTCTGCTAATTGGTCTGTGGGTTGCTACTTCGtacagtattataaaaattcatcTTTTCATCGTATAATTGGTAGATCACCCTATCGTGCCTTGTTCGGTTCTGACCCCAAAACATTACTGAAAGGTACTAATATCCCGGACAGTGTTATTTCATCTATTCAAACTGAAAAGAAGAATACTACGACAACCTCGATGGAGATAATCTTGCCTGAAGGGACAAATGTTGATGGCTTAAGTAGTAAAGCACTAACGCTTGATGATGAGATGGTTTCGGCCAAAGTGAATATTTCTGAAGCATTAAGTGTACAGGATGCCCCAACATGTATAAATGCGGCACCGGCGCCTGCCAATATCGCAGACAGTGTTATTTCATCTATTGAAACTGAAAAGAAGAATATTACGACAACCTCGATGGAGATAATCTTGCCTGAAGGGACAAATGTTGATGGCTTAAGTAGTAAAGCACTAACGCTTGATGTTGAGATGGTTTCGGCCGAAATAAATGTTCCTAAAGCATTAAGTGTACAGAACGTCCTAACAAGTGTAAATTCGGCAACGGCGCTTGCCAATCAAGATctgaaaatagaaaatattgaaacCGCCGAACAAAAACTTGAAGCAACTAATTGTTCACCCAGAAATGATACGTCCTGTATAGAAGATTTAGCTTTGCAAACTGTTAACAGAGCTTCTACTAGCAAAGATGTTTTTGTCGTTTCAATTCAAGGGGTTTCAGCCAGTAGCGACACGTCACTAACGACTAAGAAAGCCGACTGCAATACGCAGATTTGTTTGGTTTGTACCAAAGAAACAACTGGAGCTCATAGTTGTAGATCGTGCTTTAAACCAGTTCACGTTATATGTGGTCTCACTGACGGTGAAGAAGGTTACGGGTCTCagattttatgtttcatatgCAAAAGAGAACAAGACATTGCAAAAGAAAGAGCACAAACTCTTAAAGGTACCAAACGGGCTGCAGAAAAAATGATTGACCAAACAGTCAAAAAGCTTCCGTTATTAGAAGTTGGTAATAGCGTCTTGATAAATGTTCCAAAATTTGATCGTGGACCACTTGATACCAAGAACATCGCAGGTAAAATTGTTGACATTAGGAATggtgtatttaaaattggtaCTACTtctggaacaataaaaaactgGTTCCCGAgacaagaattacaaatttCAGCCAAAGATTATAATGGAGACATTTCTGAATCATTTATAACATTGCGTCATGCAGTCACATGTCAGTCCATGTTTGGAGGTCAAGGTTTCCAGAAATGCTCCTGCAGGCCTGCCAGAAATCAATGTCACACGAAAAGGTGTGCATGTTATAAGAATAATGTTCTCTGCACTTCAAAATGTCATCAAAGTATATCATGCATCAACAAATGA